From the genome of Mesorhizobium japonicum MAFF 303099, one region includes:
- the trbJ gene encoding P-type conjugative transfer protein TrbJ, giving the protein MMRRRFLSGLITLSLIAKPMADYVQPAYALIVFDPSNYAQNVLTAARSLEQINNQIQSLQNQATVLQNMARNLQGLDFSSVGQLTGSLQRIDGLMDQASGLSFDLNKLQDQWRNQYPESYDATIKVSDVASAARDRWQSAMQAFRQTMGVQSQIVENVRGDGDLLADLVNRSQGAAGALQASQATNQLLALSTKQQMQIQTLLATQFRAEAEDAARKAQSEEAARETTKRFLGTGRAYPGN; this is encoded by the coding sequence ATGATGCGGCGCCGCTTTCTCTCGGGCCTGATCACCCTTTCGTTGATCGCCAAGCCGATGGCCGACTACGTGCAGCCGGCCTACGCGCTCATCGTGTTCGATCCGTCGAACTACGCACAGAACGTGCTCACGGCGGCGCGCTCGCTGGAGCAGATCAACAACCAGATCCAGTCGCTCCAGAACCAGGCGACCGTGCTGCAGAACATGGCACGCAATCTTCAGGGTCTGGATTTTTCTTCCGTGGGTCAGCTTACCGGCTCGCTCCAACGGATCGACGGTCTGATGGACCAGGCGAGTGGCCTGAGCTTTGATCTCAACAAGCTTCAGGACCAGTGGCGTAATCAATATCCGGAAAGCTACGACGCCACGATCAAGGTCAGCGATGTGGCGAGCGCCGCACGTGACCGCTGGCAAAGCGCAATGCAGGCATTCCGTCAGACCATGGGTGTTCAGTCGCAGATCGTCGAGAATGTTCGCGGTGATGGTGACCTGCTTGCCGATCTCGTCAACCGCAGCCAAGGCGCGGCCGGTGCGCTTCAGGCAAGTCAGGCCACTAACCAGCTCCTTGCGCTTTCGACCAAGCAGCAGATGCAGATCCAGACGCTGCTCGCAACGCAGTTCCGCGCTGAGGCCGAGGATGCGGCGCGCAAGGCGCAGTCCGAGGAGGCCGCGCGCGAGACGACAAAGCGCTTCCTCGGCACAGGCAGGGCCTATCCCGGCAACTGA
- a CDS encoding conjugal transfer protein TraG — MTPTKLLIGQIAIVFAIVLLGVWAATQWCAHMLAFQEQLGAPWFVAAGWPIYEPWKLLEWWFQFDAYAPEVFDKAGMLAGTSGFMGCAAAIAGSLWRARQRGLVTTYGSSRWAATREIEKAGLFQPAGVFLGKLKDRYLRHDGPEHVMAFAPTRSGKGVGLVVPTLLSWSGSAVIHDIKGENWQLSSGWRSRFSHCLLFNPTDPRSARYNPLLEVRKGSDEIRDVQNIADILVDPEGALERRNHWEKTSHSLLVGAILHVLYAEEEKTLARVATFLSDPQRSFAATLRRMMTTNHLGAANKPQVHPVVASAAREVLNKSENERSGVLSTAMSFLGLYRDPTVAAVTSDCDWRIADLMDAEWPMSLYLVVPPSDISRTKPLVRLILNQIGRRLTERLEGDPKKSRKHQLLMMLDEFPALGRLDFFETALAFMAGYGIRAYLIAQSLNQISKAYGDNNAILDNCHLRIAFSSNDERTAKRISDALGTATELRSMRNYAGHRLAPWLSHVMVSRQETARPLLTPGEVMQLPPADELVLVSGLPPIRAKKLRYYEDHNFTERVLPSPVLRDGPYADCPMSRPDDWTGQVRGVDRRLASDDESAGAALADEGGVQQQRHPGLPEEHTAVTQEPDQDDLSRPADDDSEAMADKRVMDRISTVAGAYGINEGRGDDKDIVPGF; from the coding sequence GTGACGCCCACGAAGCTTCTGATTGGGCAGATCGCCATTGTGTTCGCCATCGTTCTCCTCGGCGTGTGGGCTGCCACGCAATGGTGCGCTCATATGCTAGCCTTTCAGGAACAACTCGGCGCGCCATGGTTTGTCGCGGCTGGCTGGCCGATCTACGAGCCGTGGAAACTGTTGGAATGGTGGTTCCAATTCGATGCCTATGCGCCCGAGGTATTCGACAAGGCGGGCATGCTTGCGGGCACCAGTGGATTCATGGGCTGTGCCGCTGCGATCGCTGGTTCCCTCTGGCGCGCGCGCCAGCGCGGCTTGGTCACCACCTATGGCTCCTCTCGATGGGCGGCGACGCGGGAGATCGAGAAAGCAGGGCTGTTTCAGCCGGCAGGCGTCTTCCTCGGCAAACTGAAGGACCGGTATCTGCGTCATGACGGGCCTGAGCACGTCATGGCCTTTGCGCCGACACGTTCCGGCAAGGGCGTCGGACTGGTTGTCCCAACCCTTCTCTCCTGGTCCGGCTCGGCCGTCATTCACGACATCAAAGGCGAGAACTGGCAGCTGAGCTCCGGCTGGCGGTCGAGGTTCTCGCATTGCCTTTTATTCAATCCGACTGATCCGCGATCGGCCCGCTACAACCCGCTGCTGGAGGTACGCAAAGGTTCGGACGAGATTCGCGATGTCCAAAACATCGCCGACATTCTAGTCGATCCGGAAGGCGCGCTGGAGCGGCGGAATCATTGGGAGAAGACCAGTCATTCACTCCTGGTCGGCGCTATCTTACACGTCCTCTACGCCGAAGAGGAAAAGACTCTTGCCCGCGTCGCCACCTTTCTGTCGGACCCGCAACGCTCGTTTGCCGCGACTTTGCGGCGAATGATGACGACCAACCATCTCGGCGCGGCCAATAAGCCTCAGGTCCATCCCGTCGTGGCCTCGGCGGCACGAGAGGTGTTGAACAAATCGGAGAACGAACGTTCAGGCGTCCTCTCGACCGCCATGTCTTTTCTCGGCCTCTACCGTGATCCGACCGTGGCGGCGGTAACATCGGACTGCGACTGGCGCATTGCCGATCTGATGGATGCGGAGTGGCCGATGTCGCTCTATCTGGTCGTGCCGCCATCGGACATCTCGCGCACCAAGCCCTTGGTGCGACTGATCCTGAACCAGATCGGCAGGCGGCTGACGGAGCGCCTCGAGGGTGACCCAAAGAAGAGCCGCAAGCATCAACTGCTCATGATGCTGGATGAGTTTCCGGCGCTCGGTCGCCTCGACTTCTTTGAGACCGCGCTCGCGTTTATGGCCGGTTACGGAATTCGTGCCTACTTGATCGCGCAATCGTTGAACCAGATCTCCAAAGCGTATGGCGACAACAACGCCATTCTGGACAACTGCCATTTGCGAATTGCCTTTTCCTCCAATGATGAGCGCACGGCCAAGCGAATCTCGGACGCGCTTGGCACGGCCACGGAACTCAGATCCATGCGCAACTATGCGGGCCACCGGCTGGCACCTTGGCTCTCGCATGTCATGGTGAGCCGCCAGGAAACCGCCCGCCCGCTGCTGACACCGGGCGAGGTGATGCAATTGCCGCCCGCGGACGAACTGGTGCTGGTTTCGGGATTGCCCCCCATCCGGGCCAAAAAGCTGCGATACTATGAGGATCACAATTTCACCGAGCGGGTGCTACCTTCGCCGGTGTTGCGCGACGGACCCTACGCGGACTGCCCGATGTCGCGGCCGGACGATTGGACTGGGCAAGTACGCGGCGTCGACCGTCGTCTTGCGTCCGACGATGAAAGCGCTGGCGCCGCGCTTGCGGACGAGGGAGGTGTTCAGCAGCAGCGCCATCCTGGCCTACCCGAAGAACATACCGCCGTCACCCAGGAACCGGACCAGGACGATCTGTCCAGACCCGCAGACGATGATAGCGAGGCGATGGCGGACAAGCGCGTCATGGACCGGATCTCCACCGTCGCAGGTGCCTATGGCATCAACGAGGGAAGGGGCGATGATAAGGATATCGTCCCCGGCTTCTGA
- the trbB gene encoding P-type conjugative transfer ATPase TrbB — protein sequence MSAHPEADHRRRAMLRTAMGPTITEALADPLVIEVMVNPDGALRLDRLGEGRIDTAVHMHPSEAERIIRLVASHVRAEAHADNPIVSAELPSGERFEGLLPPVVLAPCFAIRKPAAKLYTLANYVADRIMLPLQADALIKAVRERRNILVAGGTSSGKTTLANALLAEVAECDERVILIEDTRELQCAAKDCVALRTRRGSVTLADLVRSTLRLRPDRIIVGEVRGAEALDMLKAWNTGHPGGIATVHANSARSALYRIEQLAQEAVVTVPRRLIADAIDLIVFIAGRGSSRRIDAIAEVTGLDGSGDYAVSPLTPPQLQQL from the coding sequence ATGAGCGCTCATCCAGAGGCCGACCACCGACGCCGCGCCATGCTGCGCACCGCCATGGGTCCGACGATCACTGAGGCGCTGGCCGATCCATTGGTCATCGAGGTGATGGTCAATCCCGATGGTGCGCTGCGGCTCGACCGGCTGGGAGAAGGCCGAATCGATACGGCCGTGCATATGCATCCTTCCGAGGCGGAACGCATCATCCGCCTGGTCGCTTCCCACGTGCGTGCCGAGGCGCATGCGGACAATCCGATTGTCAGCGCCGAATTGCCATCGGGCGAACGCTTCGAGGGACTGCTGCCGCCTGTCGTGCTGGCGCCTTGCTTTGCCATCCGCAAACCAGCCGCAAAGCTCTACACGCTGGCCAACTATGTTGCGGATCGCATCATGTTGCCGCTGCAGGCCGATGCGTTGATAAAGGCAGTCCGAGAACGGCGCAACATCCTTGTCGCCGGAGGCACGTCGTCGGGTAAGACGACGCTTGCCAATGCGCTGCTGGCCGAAGTCGCCGAATGCGACGAGCGAGTGATCCTCATCGAGGACACCCGCGAACTGCAATGCGCAGCAAAGGACTGCGTTGCCCTGAGAACCAGGCGGGGCTCGGTCACACTCGCCGATCTCGTGCGCTCGACGCTCCGGCTCCGTCCCGACCGCATCATCGTCGGTGAAGTCAGGGGCGCGGAAGCGCTGGACATGCTCAAGGCATGGAACACCGGGCACCCCGGCGGCATCGCCACGGTTCATGCCAATTCGGCGCGCTCTGCCCTCTATCGCATCGAGCAGCTTGCACAGGAAGCTGTCGTCACCGTGCCGCGCCGCCTCATCGCCGATGCCATCGATCTCATCGTCTTCATCGCGGGGCGCGGCTCGTCGCGCCGCATCGATGCAATCGCTGAGGTCACAGGTCTCGACGGCAGCGGCGACTACGCCGTCTCCCCACTCACGCCTCCGCAACTCCAGCAACTCTGA
- the trbL gene encoding P-type conjugative transfer protein TrbL: MNDLGVIDRFMETFIRYIDSGFGLLSGDVAFLTTTLIGIDVTLAGLAWAFGGEPNIFGRLIRKVLYVGVFAFILNNFKNLADIIYRSFAGLGINASSGNLSADNLLHPGRIAATGFEGAWPLLDQASQLLGFPEFFGNALTIFVLLVAWFLVIIAFFILSIQLFITILEFKLTTLAGFILVPFALWNRSAFLAERVLGNVISSGIKVMVLAVIIGIGSTLFGEFASALQGKEPDLAAAMSQVLGALALLGLGIFGPGIASGLVSGAPQLGAGAALGTTAAAAGASLVAAGAAFAGARTATGSGLTALRAGTTMGSAASTAWQIGRATSPESGLSGVAAGMHGVTSAAAGAAMRAARSAAGGFGRSVDAGREAAWTATGGAPTASMTGSPTGPVADAAPGWARRLRSEQTARAHRHTAMQAVREGDRPGGSANPSLNDKDD, from the coding sequence ATGAACGACCTTGGGGTCATTGATCGCTTCATGGAGACCTTCATCCGCTACATCGATAGCGGGTTCGGTCTGCTCTCGGGCGATGTCGCCTTCCTTACCACGACCCTGATTGGCATCGACGTCACACTTGCCGGCCTCGCCTGGGCATTCGGCGGCGAACCCAACATATTCGGCCGGCTCATCCGCAAAGTGCTCTATGTCGGCGTCTTTGCCTTCATCTTGAATAACTTCAAGAACCTCGCCGACATCATCTATCGGTCTTTTGCCGGTCTCGGCATCAATGCGTCATCCGGCAACCTATCTGCCGACAATCTCCTGCATCCGGGCCGCATTGCCGCAACCGGTTTCGAGGGCGCCTGGCCGCTTCTCGATCAGGCAAGCCAGCTTCTCGGCTTCCCAGAATTCTTCGGCAACGCGCTCACCATCTTCGTGCTGCTCGTGGCCTGGTTCCTGGTCATCATCGCCTTCTTCATCCTCTCCATCCAACTCTTCATCACCATCCTCGAATTCAAACTCACCACTCTGGCCGGATTCATTCTTGTGCCCTTCGCGCTTTGGAACCGGTCAGCGTTTCTCGCCGAGCGCGTGCTCGGCAATGTCATCTCGTCGGGCATCAAGGTGATGGTGTTGGCCGTCATCATCGGCATCGGCTCCACGCTCTTTGGCGAGTTCGCTTCCGCGCTGCAAGGCAAGGAGCCGGATCTGGCCGCCGCCATGTCACAGGTCCTGGGCGCCTTGGCGCTCCTTGGTCTCGGCATTTTCGGACCTGGGATAGCCTCCGGTCTTGTCTCGGGCGCGCCGCAGCTTGGCGCGGGCGCCGCACTTGGAACCACGGCAGCCGCAGCCGGTGCATCGCTCGTTGCCGCAGGCGCAGCATTTGCCGGCGCGCGCACGGCAACCGGCAGCGGTCTCACCGCACTCCGTGCCGGCACGACCATGGGGTCAGCGGCTTCTACGGCCTGGCAGATCGGGCGCGCAACATCGCCCGAGTCCGGCCTGTCCGGTGTAGCTGCTGGAATGCATGGTGTGACCAGCGCCGCCGCCGGCGCCGCAATGCGGGCGGCACGATCTGCCGCAGGAGGCTTCGGGCGCAGCGTTGATGCCGGGCGCGAAGCTGCCTGGACCGCGACCGGTGGTGCGCCGACCGCATCCATGACCGGAAGCCCTACTGGTCCGGTCGCCGATGCCGCGCCCGGCTGGGCCAGGCGCCTGCGTTCCGAACAGACAGCCCGTGCCCACCGTCACACCGCCATGCAGGCCGTCCGTGAAGGCGACAGGCCGGGAGGCAGCGCCAATCCCTCTCTCAACGACAAGGACGACTAA
- a CDS encoding CopG family transcriptional regulator — protein MKPHRIRHQFLLEPELSEKLDNLSRDPSTTKSAVVAKAVEAFIERRGENELDRRYGMRLDRLSRELGHVRRDVDMTLESLALFIRFSITLHAHTPVPDKATQAIAQERFDKFVEQVGRQIASGKRSLGKDNGGGGEG, from the coding sequence ATGAAGCCCCACCGCATTCGTCACCAGTTTCTGCTCGAACCGGAATTGAGCGAGAAGCTGGACAACCTCAGCCGCGATCCCTCGACCACAAAATCCGCGGTCGTCGCGAAGGCCGTAGAAGCTTTCATCGAGCGGCGTGGCGAGAATGAACTCGATCGGCGCTATGGCATGAGGCTGGACCGTCTTTCCCGCGAGCTCGGTCACGTCAGGCGCGATGTCGACATGACATTGGAAAGCTTGGCGCTCTTCATCCGCTTTTCGATCACGCTTCATGCCCACACGCCTGTTCCGGACAAGGCGACGCAGGCGATTGCCCAGGAGCGTTTCGACAAATTCGTCGAGCAGGTCGGTCGCCAGATCGCATCGGGGAAACGCTCGCTTGGCAAAGACAATGGCGGAGGAGGGGAAGGATGA
- a CDS encoding ZinT/AdcA family metal-binding protein, with the protein MTMERSIQSWLIRRRAATRAQMSTCLLRDRLSHQFERITIDGDTVAFFEGGKPLEACYAGEGCEILTSKKGNRMGVKFRFGVALASSHLVG; encoded by the coding sequence ATGACGATGGAACGCTCGATCCAGTCATGGCTTATAAGGCGGAGAGCGGCGACCAGAGCGCAGATGAGTACGTGCCTACTACGAGATCGGCTATCGCACCAATTCGAGCGGATCACGATCGATGGCGACACCGTGGCTTTCTTCGAGGGCGGGAAGCCGCTTGAGGCCTGCTACGCCGGCGAAGGCTGTGAAATCCTGACCTCGAAGAAAGGAAACCGCATGGGCGTCAAATTTCGCTTCGGCGTCGCCTTGGCCTCCTCACACTTGGTTGGCTGA
- the hemN gene encoding oxygen-independent coproporphyrinogen III oxidase — protein MQTTKHREARLPWYTIYPTVAEFSGAVGADAYEEWLRNLPANDPASLYLHVPFCRSKCWYCGFPTTITRHDAPIVNYLAALRDEIRLVSEHAPQALPVSDVHFGGGTPTLMGPVEFLALTEFLRRHFALAETATIAVEIDPRTFTADMAEALQAAGVNRASLGVQSFDPIVQKAINRVQSEAQTAAAVEMLRRHGVTSINFDLIFGLPHQTVQSCVETTRAAVAMRPNRLAVFGYSHIPSFIKNQRLIEEASLPGSAARAEQDAAIAVTLIAAGYREIGLDHFALPDDDLALAQKTGRLRRNSLGYSADTCKTLIGFGASAIGRVGEGYVQNEVTRDSYCRHIAAGRLATSKGYRLTDEDRARAAIIERLMCDLEADVPAICAAHGSDPIHFLDSAERLAMLAKDGIVDIEKGFVRVRRQHRFAMRVVAAAFDAFLDRVAR, from the coding sequence TTGCAGACCACAAAACATCGCGAAGCCCGCCTGCCTTGGTACACCATCTATCCGACTGTCGCGGAGTTCTCTGGGGCGGTCGGCGCCGACGCTTATGAGGAATGGCTCAGGAACCTACCGGCTAACGATCCGGCGTCACTCTACTTGCACGTTCCGTTCTGCCGATCAAAGTGCTGGTATTGCGGCTTCCCCACCACCATCACCCGCCATGATGCGCCGATCGTTAATTATCTGGCGGCGCTGCGTGACGAGATACGTTTGGTCTCGGAGCACGCGCCGCAGGCGCTGCCCGTGAGCGATGTGCATTTCGGCGGCGGAACGCCAACTCTCATGGGGCCAGTTGAATTCCTCGCCCTGACGGAATTCCTGCGCCGCCACTTTGCGCTTGCGGAAACAGCTACGATCGCCGTCGAGATCGATCCACGCACGTTCACGGCCGATATGGCCGAAGCCTTGCAAGCAGCCGGCGTGAACCGCGCGAGCCTCGGCGTGCAGAGCTTCGATCCCATTGTTCAAAAAGCGATTAACCGGGTCCAGAGTGAGGCGCAGACGGCGGCTGCCGTCGAAATGCTGCGTCGGCATGGAGTGACAAGCATCAACTTCGACCTCATCTTTGGTCTCCCGCATCAAACGGTGCAGTCTTGCGTCGAGACCACGAGGGCGGCGGTCGCCATGCGCCCCAACCGGCTTGCGGTGTTCGGCTACTCGCACATTCCGTCCTTTATTAAGAATCAGCGCCTCATCGAGGAGGCATCGCTTCCGGGCAGCGCTGCCCGCGCCGAACAGGATGCGGCCATTGCCGTGACGCTGATTGCCGCCGGCTACCGAGAGATCGGGCTCGACCATTTCGCCTTGCCGGACGACGATCTCGCGCTGGCACAGAAAACCGGTCGCCTGCGGCGCAACTCGCTGGGCTACTCGGCCGACACCTGCAAAACCCTGATCGGTTTCGGCGCGTCGGCTATCGGGCGTGTCGGCGAGGGCTACGTCCAGAACGAGGTTACACGGGATTCCTACTGCCGGCACATCGCAGCTGGCCGTCTGGCGACGTCAAAGGGCTACCGTCTCACCGACGAAGACCGCGCGCGAGCCGCAATCATCGAGCGACTAATGTGCGATCTCGAGGCCGATGTGCCGGCAATCTGTGCCGCCCACGGATCTGATCCGATCCATTTTCTCGATTCAGCTGAACGCTTGGCGATGCTTGCCAAGGACGGGATTGTGGACATCGAAAAGGGTTTTGTCCGCGTACGGCGGCAGCATCGCTTTGCGATGCGCGTTGTCGCTGCCGCATTCGACGCTTTTCTCGACCGGGTTGCCCGCTGA
- a CDS encoding VirB3 family type IV secretion system protein, translating to MTAGVQHIEGFEVPVHRALTEPILLGGAPRAVAILNGTVAAAIGLGLQQWIAGLVLWLGGHTLAVFAARRDPDFASVLVRHLRLRGWLAC from the coding sequence ATGACCGCCGGAGTGCAACATATCGAGGGCTTCGAGGTTCCCGTTCACCGGGCATTGACTGAACCGATCCTGCTGGGCGGCGCGCCGCGGGCGGTGGCGATCCTCAACGGCACGGTGGCTGCTGCCATCGGACTAGGCTTGCAGCAATGGATTGCCGGGCTAGTGCTCTGGCTTGGCGGCCACACGCTCGCGGTCTTTGCCGCAAGGCGCGATCCCGACTTTGCCAGCGTGCTTGTCCGTCACCTTCGCCTGAGGGGATGGCTCGCATGCTGA
- the trbE gene encoding conjugal transfer protein TrbE has product MLNLSEYRGKADRLADHLPWAALVAPGIVLNKDGSVQRTLRFRGPDLESSTEAELLGICARANNALRRLGSGWTLFFEAERIEALGYPSSRFPDAASWLVDEERRAAFEGKVAHFESRCHLTLLSMPPPDAQARAESALVDSHHSEGERDWRQEMARFRDETDRVLDLLSGFMPEVRPLDDAETLTYLHDTISTRRHPVAVPETPMYLDGILVDVPLTGGLEPMLGEQHLRTLTILGFPNLTRPGILDALNHQDFAYRWMTRFIPLDKTEATKTLTRLRRQWFAKRKSIVAILREVVSNEPVPLVDSDADNKALDADEALQALGGDHVGFGYLTATVTVWDEDRQAAAEKLRAVERIINGLGFTTIRESVNAVEAWLGSLPGHVYANVRQPLVHTLNLAHLMPLSSVWAGPAANEHLAEVTGREAPPLLIAETSGSTPFRLSSHVEDVGHMLIVGPTGAGKSVLLALIALQFRRYAGAQVYVFDKGNSARAATLAMGGEHHVLGSDGALAFQPLRNIGDQGRRSWAAEWIAGLIAHENVTLTPEVKEAIWSALNSLATAPAQERTLTGLSVLLQSNALKSALMPYTLDGPFGRLLDADDDRLALSDVQCFETEELMHSQSAVLPVLTYLFHRLEERFDGRPTLLMLDEAWVYLDNPLFAARIREWLKVLRKKNVSVIFATQSLADIAGSAIAPAIIESCPQRIFLPNDRAVEPQARTAYERFGLNDRQIELIARATPKRHYYLQSRCGNRLFELGLGPIALALCGASGPAAQSLIDRVLSKHGQDSFVFRFLGARGLDWAAELLQQFPQPTKEQSP; this is encoded by the coding sequence ATGCTGAACCTTTCGGAATATCGCGGCAAGGCCGACCGGCTTGCCGACCATCTGCCCTGGGCAGCACTGGTGGCGCCCGGCATCGTGCTCAACAAGGACGGCAGCGTTCAGCGGACTCTTCGATTTCGCGGGCCCGATCTGGAAAGCTCGACCGAAGCCGAACTCCTCGGCATCTGCGCCCGGGCCAACAATGCGCTTAGACGCCTTGGCTCCGGCTGGACATTGTTTTTCGAGGCCGAGCGCATCGAAGCGCTGGGCTATCCGTCCTCGCGTTTCCCGGACGCGGCGTCATGGCTGGTTGATGAAGAACGGCGTGCTGCCTTCGAAGGCAAGGTCGCGCATTTCGAGAGCCGCTGTCACCTGACCTTGCTGTCCATGCCGCCACCGGACGCCCAGGCGCGGGCGGAAAGCGCGCTCGTCGACTCGCATCATTCAGAAGGCGAAAGAGACTGGCGCCAGGAGATGGCGCGGTTCCGTGACGAGACCGACCGTGTGCTGGATCTTCTGTCGGGCTTCATGCCCGAAGTGCGTCCGCTCGATGACGCCGAGACGCTGACATACCTGCACGACACGATCTCGACCCGCCGCCATCCGGTCGCCGTGCCGGAAACGCCAATGTATCTGGACGGCATCCTGGTCGATGTGCCGCTTACCGGCGGCTTGGAGCCGATGCTCGGTGAGCAACATCTTCGCACCCTTACCATCCTCGGCTTTCCGAACCTCACCCGGCCCGGAATCCTCGATGCCCTCAATCATCAGGATTTCGCCTATCGCTGGATGACGCGCTTCATTCCGCTCGACAAGACCGAGGCCACCAAGACGCTGACCCGCTTGCGCCGGCAGTGGTTTGCCAAGCGCAAATCGATCGTCGCAATCCTGCGCGAGGTTGTAAGCAACGAACCCGTTCCGCTCGTCGACAGCGACGCCGACAATAAGGCGCTCGACGCCGATGAAGCACTTCAGGCGTTGGGCGGCGATCATGTCGGCTTCGGGTATCTCACTGCAACGGTGACGGTATGGGACGAGGATCGCCAAGCCGCCGCTGAGAAACTTCGCGCGGTCGAGCGCATCATCAATGGGCTCGGGTTCACCACCATCCGCGAAAGCGTCAATGCGGTCGAAGCCTGGCTCGGCTCGCTGCCGGGTCATGTCTATGCCAACGTTCGTCAGCCGCTCGTTCACACGCTGAACCTTGCCCATCTCATGCCGCTTTCCTCGGTGTGGGCCGGTCCTGCGGCGAACGAGCATCTGGCTGAAGTCACTGGACGAGAGGCCCCGCCGCTCCTCATCGCCGAAACCAGCGGGTCGACTCCGTTCCGGCTTTCTTCCCATGTCGAAGATGTCGGCCACATGCTGATCGTTGGACCGACCGGCGCCGGAAAATCGGTGCTGCTTGCCCTGATCGCCCTGCAGTTTCGTCGCTATGCCGGCGCGCAGGTCTATGTCTTCGACAAAGGCAATTCGGCGCGCGCGGCAACGCTCGCCATGGGTGGAGAGCATCATGTCTTGGGTTCGGACGGTGCGCTTGCCTTCCAGCCACTGCGCAATATCGGTGATCAGGGTAGGCGCAGCTGGGCAGCTGAATGGATCGCCGGCCTGATTGCCCATGAGAACGTCACCCTCACGCCGGAGGTGAAGGAGGCGATCTGGTCGGCGCTCAACAGCCTCGCCACCGCGCCGGCGCAGGAGCGCACGCTGACCGGTCTGTCGGTCCTGCTTCAGTCCAATGCACTGAAGTCCGCCTTAATGCCCTACACGCTCGACGGTCCCTTCGGCCGATTGCTCGATGCCGACGACGATCGGCTGGCCTTGTCGGATGTGCAGTGCTTCGAGACCGAGGAGCTGATGCATAGCCAAAGCGCTGTGCTGCCTGTGCTCACCTATCTCTTCCATCGCCTTGAGGAGCGGTTCGACGGGCGACCGACGCTGCTCATGCTCGATGAGGCCTGGGTCTATCTCGACAATCCGCTTTTTGCTGCCCGCATCCGCGAATGGCTGAAGGTGCTGCGAAAGAAGAACGTATCGGTGATCTTCGCCACGCAGTCGCTTGCCGACATCGCCGGCTCTGCAATAGCGCCGGCGATCATCGAGAGCTGCCCACAGCGCATTTTTCTCCCCAATGATCGTGCCGTGGAACCGCAGGCACGGACTGCCTACGAGCGCTTCGGTCTCAACGACCGGCAGATTGAACTGATCGCCCGGGCCACGCCGAAGCGGCACTACTATTTGCAGTCGCGCTGCGGCAACCGTCTCTTCGAGCTCGGGCTCGGCCCCATCGCGCTTGCACTTTGCGGCGCCTCGGGTCCAGCCGCGCAAAGCCTGATCGACAGGGTCCTGTCCAAGCACGGGCAGGACAGCTTTGTCTTTCGCTTCCTCGGCGCCCGCGGCCTGGATTGGGCGGCCGAGCTTCTCCAGCAATTCCCTCAACCAACCAAGGAGCAATCGCCATGA
- a CDS encoding TrbC/VirB2 family protein, producing the protein MRKKLRFLSFAALAFLLTVPAHAAGSGMPWEQPLQQILESVQGPVAKIVAVIIIITTGLTLAFGDTAGGFRRLIQIVFGLSIAFAASSFFLSFFSFGGGALV; encoded by the coding sequence ATGCGCAAGAAGCTCCGCTTTCTTTCGTTTGCCGCGCTCGCGTTTCTTCTCACAGTTCCGGCGCACGCTGCCGGCTCCGGCATGCCTTGGGAACAGCCGCTGCAGCAGATCCTGGAATCGGTGCAGGGACCGGTCGCCAAAATCGTCGCGGTGATCATCATCATCACCACCGGCCTGACCCTTGCCTTCGGCGATACTGCAGGCGGTTTCCGCCGGCTGATTCAGATCGTCTTCGGCCTGTCGATCGCCTTCGCCGCATCGAGCTTCTTCCTCTCGTTCTTCTCCTTCGGCGGCGGGGCGCTCGTCTGA